One genomic window of Candidatus Eisenbacteria bacterium includes the following:
- a CDS encoding TolC family protein: MPSSDNRWRGPLRGLLALLVVAIASPAVAAAGVELTRDSLLAGLVREALANRPEVAQAQAAAKAEAERVPQARALPDPVLSLSLQNDGFERLMIGEMETSYWTVAGAQTFPWPGKRGLRGRAQSLGAEQAEADLERARLTARADVERAYVDLLLARDRLAILARLETVWAQAEGLSRSRYETGEGAQSDILRAQLERSRLRQQRWALIAEERRSLAELDRASGRPANAPLATTLSLGDLDDPLLPDSAAAEADAEARSPELRRARLGLEQSRALVTLARRDYFPDLTLSGGVMPRGGAFEPMWQAGVSLPLPLWAAGKQSRAVRESRLREQVAESGAEAVRRTLRQRLEERRGALTALLETNRLYRAGLLVQSEATVSSTMAQYRVGRVPFASVLEALEGWLGDLAGYYESVATTQRVDIARRELSLEPIAGPAAGGLGGGPMPGAGGLSGAPASAGGASPAPAAASGASAMPRM, from the coding sequence ATGCCCTCCTCAGACAATCGGTGGCGCGGGCCGCTTCGCGGCCTGCTGGCGCTGCTCGTCGTCGCGATCGCCTCCCCCGCGGTCGCGGCGGCGGGCGTCGAGCTGACGCGCGACTCGCTGCTCGCGGGGCTGGTGCGCGAAGCGCTCGCGAATCGCCCCGAGGTCGCGCAGGCGCAGGCGGCGGCGAAGGCCGAGGCCGAGCGCGTGCCCCAGGCGCGCGCCCTGCCCGACCCGGTGCTGTCGCTGAGCCTGCAGAACGACGGCTTCGAGCGCCTGATGATCGGCGAGATGGAAACGAGCTACTGGACGGTCGCGGGCGCGCAGACCTTTCCATGGCCCGGCAAGCGCGGCCTGCGGGGACGCGCGCAGTCGCTGGGCGCGGAGCAGGCGGAAGCCGACCTCGAACGCGCGCGGCTCACGGCGCGGGCGGACGTCGAGCGCGCGTACGTGGACCTGCTGCTCGCCCGCGACCGGCTCGCGATCCTCGCGCGGCTCGAGACCGTGTGGGCGCAGGCCGAGGGGCTCTCGCGTTCGCGCTACGAAACCGGCGAAGGGGCGCAGTCCGACATCCTGCGCGCGCAGCTCGAGCGCAGCCGGCTGCGCCAGCAGCGCTGGGCGCTGATCGCCGAGGAGCGGCGCAGCCTGGCCGAGCTCGACCGCGCGAGCGGCCGCCCCGCGAACGCGCCGCTGGCGACGACGCTGTCGCTCGGAGATCTCGACGACCCGCTGCTGCCCGACTCGGCGGCGGCGGAGGCGGACGCGGAAGCGCGCAGCCCCGAGTTGCGCCGCGCCAGGCTCGGCCTCGAGCAGTCACGGGCGCTGGTCACGCTCGCGCGCCGCGACTACTTCCCCGACCTCACCCTGAGCGGCGGCGTGATGCCGCGCGGAGGGGCGTTCGAGCCGATGTGGCAGGCGGGCGTTTCGCTGCCGCTGCCGCTGTGGGCGGCGGGCAAGCAGTCCCGAGCGGTGCGCGAGTCGCGCCTGCGCGAGCAGGTGGCCGAGAGCGGTGCGGAAGCCGTGCGGCGGACGCTGCGGCAGCGGCTCGAGGAAAGGCGCGGCGCGCTGACCGCGCTGCTCGAGACGAACCGGCTCTACCGCGCCGGGCTCCTCGTCCAGTCGGAGGCGACGGTCTCCAGCACGATGGCCCAGTACCGGGTCGGGCGCGTGCCCTTCGCCTCGGTGCTCGAGGCGCTCGAAGGCTGGCTCGGCGACCTCGCCGGCTACTACGAATCGGTCGCGACCACGCAGCGCGTGGACATCGCGCGGCGCGAACTGAGTCTCGAACCCATCGCCGGCCCCGCGGCCGGCGGCCTGGGCGGCGGGCCGATGCCCGGCGCCGGCGGCTTGAGCGGCGCGCCCGCGTCCGCCGGCGGCGCATCGCCCGCCCCGGCCGCCGCGTCCGGCGCGTCGGCCATGCCCAGGATGTAG
- a CDS encoding efflux RND transporter periplasmic adaptor subunit, which translates to MRQPAKAPAPASGKAAAEKPLYQCPMHPTITSDHPGDCPICGMKLVEVHGEAKADAEAGTPERKILFYRSPMDPLQTSHTPRKDEMGMDYLPVYADEMQSENVKVDGLATVTIDPARQQLIGLHTAPVLSGTLSGSWRTVGRVEVDPTRVRRTNVKVEGYVEKLYVDFVGQPVRRGEPLFSLYSPSLLAAENEYVLALKTRDALAGAGSADDDGPALVEAARRKLELWDVPPEEIRRLEQSRSPSRTLTFLSPIGGVVTAKNVVQGASLKPGDTPYEITDLGEVWVMADAYEGDLASVRVDMPAVLTLKAYPGRTFRGMVAFIDPLLDAATRTAKVHMHFPNPGGVLKPEMFGEVVLEGRDREGLIIPADAVIHTGTRDVVFVALGEGRFAPREVQLGVRSGTEVEVRGSLEAGQEVVTRANFLVDSESQLRASLAAMAGKQP; encoded by the coding sequence ATGCGCCAGCCGGCGAAGGCGCCCGCGCCGGCGAGCGGGAAGGCCGCGGCCGAGAAGCCGCTCTACCAGTGCCCGATGCACCCGACCATCACGTCGGACCATCCGGGCGACTGCCCGATCTGCGGGATGAAGCTGGTCGAGGTGCACGGCGAGGCGAAGGCCGACGCCGAGGCGGGAACGCCGGAGCGCAAGATCCTCTTCTACCGCTCGCCGATGGATCCGCTGCAGACCTCGCACACGCCGCGCAAGGACGAGATGGGGATGGATTACCTTCCCGTCTACGCGGACGAGATGCAGTCGGAGAACGTGAAGGTGGACGGGCTCGCGACCGTGACGATCGATCCCGCGCGCCAGCAGCTCATCGGTCTGCACACCGCGCCGGTCCTGAGCGGCACGCTGTCGGGAAGCTGGCGCACCGTCGGGCGCGTCGAGGTGGACCCGACGCGGGTCCGCCGCACGAACGTCAAGGTCGAGGGCTACGTCGAGAAGCTGTACGTGGACTTCGTGGGCCAGCCGGTGCGGCGCGGCGAGCCGCTGTTCTCGCTCTACAGCCCCTCGCTGCTGGCGGCCGAGAACGAGTACGTCCTCGCGCTCAAGACCCGCGACGCGCTCGCGGGCGCGGGCTCCGCGGACGACGACGGTCCGGCGCTCGTCGAGGCGGCGCGCCGCAAGCTCGAGCTGTGGGACGTGCCGCCGGAGGAGATCCGCCGGCTCGAGCAGTCGCGCTCGCCCTCGCGCACGCTGACGTTCCTCTCGCCGATCGGCGGCGTGGTCACGGCCAAGAACGTCGTGCAGGGCGCGAGCCTCAAGCCCGGCGACACGCCGTACGAGATCACCGATCTCGGCGAGGTCTGGGTCATGGCCGACGCCTACGAAGGCGACCTGGCCAGCGTGCGTGTGGACATGCCGGCGGTCCTGACGCTGAAGGCCTATCCGGGCCGGACCTTCCGCGGCATGGTGGCGTTCATTGATCCGCTGCTGGACGCGGCGACGCGCACGGCGAAGGTGCACATGCACTTTCCCAACCCGGGCGGCGTGCTCAAGCCGGAGATGTTCGGCGAGGTCGTTCTCGAGGGCCGCGACCGCGAAGGCCTGATCATTCCCGCCGACGCGGTCATCCACACCGGCACGCGCGACGTCGTGTTCGTCGCGCTCGGCGAGGGCCGGTTCGCGCCGCGCGAGGTCCAGCTCGGGGTGCGCAGCGGCACCGAGGTCGAGGTCCGCGGCTCGCTCGAAGCCGGCCAGGAGGTCGTGACGCGGGCGAACTTCCTCGTGGATTCCGAGTCGCAGCTGCGCGCCTCGCTCGCGGCGATGGCCGGGAAGCAGCCATGA
- a CDS encoding efflux RND transporter permease subunit, translating to MIRRIIRFSAENRYLVIAATLVALVISFWTMNHIALDALPDLSDTQVIVYTRWDRSPDIIEDQVTYPIITSLLGAPKVKAIRGFSDFGFSHVYVVFQDGTDIYWARSRVLEYLSKISARLPEGVRTELGPDATSVGWVFQYALVDRSGRHSTDELRSYQDWFLRYAVQSVPGVAEVATVGGQVRQYQVTVNPASLAAYGLPLEAVVEAVRRGNNDVGGRLVELSGREYMVRGRGYVKSIGDLEKLVLKTEKGTPIQIKDVATVVLGPEMRRGIADYNGEGDVVGGIVVMRQGENALNVIERVKEKLEELKPSLPAGVEVVTTYDRSELIHRAIHTVKSKILEEVLIVALVILLFLWHIPSATVPILTIPVSVALAFIPMYAMGLNANLLSMAGIAISIGVLVDGAIIEVENAYNKIHRWQAGGRKGDFHEVRLQALLEVGPSVFFSLLIIAVAFLPVFTLVDQEGRLFKPLAYTKNLTMAIAAILAITFNPATRMLFARIDPFTFRPRWLARLATTLLVGRYYSESRHPISRVLHRLYERPCRFVVRHAKATVAASGLLVLATVPVFLSLGSEFMPPLDEGSLLYMPSAVQPGMSVAEAQKALQVQDKLLRTFPEVATVFGKAGRADTPTDPAPLSMMETTVLLKPESQWRERKRWYSGWAPEWLKGVLRPVWRDRISEEQLVEEMDAALRLPGISNAWTMPIKARLDMLSTGIRTPVGIKVSGADLQVIQRTALEIESALQKVPDTRSVYAERVASGYFVDFVLDRDHLARYGLTVDDANMMIMTAVGGDNQTTTVEGRERYGVSVRYARDYREDLGALRRVLISLPGGRGQIPMSEIADVKLVEGPSMIRDENGLLSGYVYVDFDVAKTDIGRYVERAKKAVAAEVKLPTGYALAWSGQYENMLRVSERMKFIVPLTLVLIFGLLYLNTKSAFKSMVVMLAVPFSLIGAVLLLWMLGYNMSIAVWVGIIALAGLDAETGVFMLLFLDLSHDEAKEHGRLRTTGDLVEAIIHGAVKRIRPKAMTVAAAFMGLLPIMWSTETGSDLMKRIAAPMVGGLVTSFLLELLVYPAIYYLWRRHEVGEGPASPDWALVDAHADDEPATAGPQAAAAPTA from the coding sequence ATGATCCGGCGGATCATCCGCTTCTCGGCCGAGAACCGTTACCTGGTCATCGCCGCCACGCTGGTGGCGCTGGTGATCTCGTTCTGGACGATGAACCACATCGCCCTCGACGCGCTGCCGGATCTTTCCGACACGCAGGTGATCGTCTACACGCGCTGGGACCGCAGCCCGGACATCATCGAGGACCAGGTCACCTACCCGATCATCACCTCGCTGCTGGGCGCGCCGAAGGTCAAGGCCATCCGCGGCTTCTCGGACTTCGGATTCAGCCACGTGTACGTGGTCTTCCAGGACGGCACCGACATCTACTGGGCCCGCAGCCGCGTGCTCGAATACCTCTCGAAGATCTCGGCGCGGCTGCCGGAGGGGGTCAGGACCGAGCTGGGCCCCGACGCGACCAGCGTGGGCTGGGTGTTCCAGTACGCGCTCGTGGACCGCTCGGGCCGGCACTCGACGGACGAACTACGCAGCTACCAGGACTGGTTCCTGCGCTACGCCGTGCAGAGCGTGCCCGGCGTGGCCGAAGTCGCGACCGTGGGCGGGCAGGTGCGCCAGTACCAGGTCACGGTGAATCCCGCGAGCCTGGCGGCCTACGGGCTGCCGCTCGAGGCGGTCGTCGAGGCGGTGCGCCGCGGCAACAACGACGTCGGCGGCCGGCTCGTCGAGCTGTCGGGGCGCGAGTACATGGTGCGCGGCCGCGGCTACGTGAAATCCATCGGCGACCTCGAGAAGCTGGTGCTCAAGACCGAGAAGGGAACGCCCATCCAGATCAAGGACGTCGCGACGGTGGTGCTCGGCCCCGAGATGCGGCGCGGCATCGCCGACTACAACGGCGAGGGCGACGTGGTCGGCGGCATCGTCGTGATGCGGCAGGGCGAGAACGCCCTCAACGTCATCGAGCGCGTCAAGGAGAAGCTCGAGGAGCTCAAGCCGTCGCTGCCCGCCGGCGTCGAGGTGGTCACGACGTACGACCGCTCGGAGCTGATCCACCGCGCGATCCACACGGTGAAGAGCAAGATCCTCGAGGAAGTGCTGATCGTCGCGCTCGTGATCCTGCTGTTCCTGTGGCACATCCCGTCCGCGACCGTGCCCATCCTGACGATTCCGGTCAGCGTCGCGCTGGCGTTCATCCCGATGTACGCGATGGGGCTCAACGCCAACCTGCTGTCCATGGCGGGCATCGCCATCTCGATCGGCGTGCTCGTGGACGGCGCGATCATCGAGGTCGAGAACGCCTACAACAAGATCCACCGCTGGCAGGCCGGCGGCCGCAAGGGCGACTTCCACGAGGTCCGGCTGCAGGCGCTGCTCGAGGTCGGGCCGTCGGTGTTCTTCTCGCTGCTGATCATCGCCGTGGCGTTCCTGCCGGTCTTCACGCTGGTGGACCAGGAAGGCCGGCTGTTCAAGCCGCTCGCCTACACGAAGAACCTGACCATGGCGATCGCGGCGATCCTCGCCATCACGTTCAATCCGGCGACGCGGATGCTGTTCGCCCGCATCGACCCGTTCACCTTCCGGCCGCGCTGGCTGGCGCGCCTGGCGACGACGCTGCTCGTCGGCCGCTACTATTCCGAATCGCGGCATCCCATCAGCCGCGTGCTGCACCGCCTCTACGAGCGTCCCTGCCGGTTCGTCGTCCGGCACGCGAAGGCGACGGTGGCCGCCAGCGGCCTGCTCGTGCTGGCGACGGTTCCGGTCTTCCTGTCGCTCGGCTCGGAGTTCATGCCGCCGCTCGACGAGGGCTCGCTCCTTTACATGCCGTCGGCCGTGCAGCCGGGCATGTCCGTCGCCGAGGCGCAGAAGGCGCTGCAGGTGCAGGACAAGCTGCTGCGGACGTTCCCGGAGGTCGCGACCGTGTTCGGCAAGGCGGGCCGCGCCGACACGCCCACCGACCCGGCTCCGCTCTCGATGATGGAGACCACGGTCCTGCTCAAGCCGGAGTCGCAGTGGCGCGAACGGAAGCGCTGGTATTCGGGCTGGGCGCCGGAGTGGCTGAAGGGCGTGCTGCGGCCGGTCTGGCGCGACCGCATCTCCGAGGAGCAGCTCGTCGAGGAGATGGACGCGGCGCTGCGGCTGCCCGGGATCAGCAACGCCTGGACGATGCCGATCAAGGCGCGGCTCGACATGCTTTCGACGGGCATCCGCACGCCGGTCGGCATCAAGGTGAGCGGCGCCGACCTGCAGGTGATCCAGCGGACCGCACTCGAGATCGAGTCGGCGCTGCAGAAGGTGCCGGACACCCGCAGCGTGTACGCCGAGCGCGTCGCGAGCGGCTACTTCGTGGACTTCGTGCTCGATCGCGACCATCTTGCGCGCTACGGCCTGACGGTGGACGACGCGAACATGATGATCATGACCGCGGTCGGGGGCGACAACCAGACGACCACGGTCGAGGGCCGAGAGCGCTACGGCGTGAGCGTGCGCTACGCCCGCGACTACCGCGAGGACCTCGGCGCGCTCAGGCGCGTGCTGATTTCGCTGCCCGGCGGGCGCGGACAGATCCCGATGTCCGAGATCGCCGACGTCAAGCTCGTCGAAGGACCGTCCATGATCCGCGACGAGAACGGGCTGCTCTCCGGCTACGTCTACGTGGACTTCGACGTCGCGAAGACCGACATCGGCCGCTACGTCGAGCGCGCGAAGAAGGCGGTCGCGGCCGAGGTGAAACTGCCGACCGGCTACGCGCTCGCCTGGAGCGGGCAGTACGAGAACATGCTGCGCGTCTCGGAGCGCATGAAGTTCATCGTGCCGCTCACGCTCGTGCTGATCTTCGGCCTGCTCTACCTGAACACGAAGTCCGCGTTCAAGTCCATGGTGGTGATGCTGGCGGTGCCGTTCTCGCTGATCGGCGCGGTCCTGCTGCTGTGGATGCTCGGCTACAACATGTCCATCGCGGTGTGGGTCGGCATCATCGCGCTGGCCGGCCTGGACGCCGAGACCGGAGTGTTCATGCTGCTGTTCCTCGACCTTTCGCACGACGAGGCGAAGGAGCACGGCCGGCTGCGCACGACCGGCGATCTGGTCGAGGCGATCATCCACGGCGCGGTCAAGCGGATCCGGCCCAAGGCGATGACGGTGGCGGCGGCGTTCATGGGCCTGCTGCCGATCATGTGGTCCACCGAGACCGGCTCCGATCTCATGAAGCGCATCGCCGCGCCGATGGTCGGCGGGCTGGTGACCTCGTTCCTGCTCGAACTGCTGGTCTACCCGGCCATCTACTACCTGTGGCGCCGGCACGAGGTGGGCGAAGGCCCGGCGTCGCCCGACTGGGCCCTGGTGGACGCGCACGCCGACGACGAGCCGGCGACCGCGGGTCCGCAGGCGGCGGCGGCGCCGACGGCGTGA
- a CDS encoding histone deacetylase, translated as MPLPEGHPFPVAKYGMLRELLLREGVLAAQDVARSEPAPIEWLLAAHDPAYVERAFAGRFDAAEIRRLGLPWSEGLVARARASVHGTVLAARAALEHGVAGNLAGGTHHAFRDRGEAYCLFNDHAVAIALLRREGRVRRPFVVDLDVHQGNGTAALFAGDRDVFTYSLHARHNYPLRKEAGSLDVELPDGAGDDELLGALERTLPAALDRHAPDVAFYQAGVDALHADRLGRLRATHEGLAERDRRVFAWLESRGVPVVLTAGGGYGRPLEATVEAHANVWRAARLALGRRATPPR; from the coding sequence ATGCCGCTGCCCGAAGGCCACCCCTTCCCCGTCGCCAAGTACGGGATGCTGCGCGAACTGCTGCTGCGCGAGGGCGTGCTCGCGGCGCAGGACGTGGCGCGCTCCGAGCCGGCGCCGATCGAGTGGCTGCTCGCCGCGCACGATCCGGCCTACGTCGAGCGCGCCTTCGCCGGCCGGTTCGACGCCGCCGAAATCCGGCGGCTCGGCCTGCCGTGGTCCGAGGGGCTCGTGGCGCGGGCGCGGGCGAGCGTCCACGGCACGGTCCTGGCGGCGCGCGCGGCGCTCGAACACGGCGTCGCCGGCAACCTCGCCGGCGGAACGCACCACGCCTTTCGCGATCGCGGCGAGGCCTACTGCCTGTTCAACGACCACGCGGTCGCGATCGCGCTGCTGCGCCGCGAAGGTCGCGTGCGCCGCCCGTTCGTCGTGGACCTCGACGTCCATCAGGGCAACGGCACCGCCGCCCTGTTCGCGGGCGACCGGGACGTCTTCACCTACTCGCTGCACGCGCGGCACAACTACCCGCTGCGCAAGGAGGCCGGATCGCTCGACGTCGAGCTGCCGGACGGCGCGGGCGACGACGAGCTGCTCGGCGCGCTCGAGCGCACGCTGCCCGCGGCGCTCGACCGTCACGCGCCCGACGTGGCGTTCTACCAGGCCGGCGTGGACGCCCTGCACGCCGACCGGCTCGGCCGCCTGCGCGCGACCCACGAGGGGCTCGCCGAACGGGACCGCCGCGTGTTCGCGTGGCTCGAATCGCGCGGCGTGCCCGTCGTCCTCACCGCAGGCGGCGGCTACGGCCGGCCGCTCGAGGCGACCGTCGAGGCGCACGCGAACGTCTGGCGCGCCGCGCGACTCGCGCTCGGCCGCCGCGCCACGCCGCCGCGCTGA
- a CDS encoding methylated-DNA--[protein]-cysteine S-methyltransferase, protein MTLSVCTFASPIGPLYVVANDRAVVGLEFADALARRDSLTRHLERRLGPHARREAADPAGAATRLARYFAGEKDALDEQPVGILGTEFQVRVWSALRRIPAGSTWTYSQLAAHLGRPEARRAVGAANGANPIALFVPCHRVIAADHTLWGYGGGLERKRWLLAHEGASFADPRAQGELTLGGA, encoded by the coding sequence ATGACGCTGTCGGTCTGCACCTTCGCAAGCCCCATCGGGCCGCTGTACGTGGTCGCGAACGATCGGGCCGTCGTCGGGCTCGAGTTCGCCGACGCCCTCGCGCGCCGCGACTCGCTGACGCGCCACCTGGAGCGCCGGCTGGGCCCGCACGCGCGTCGCGAGGCGGCCGACCCGGCCGGCGCCGCGACCCGCCTGGCGCGCTACTTCGCCGGCGAGAAGGACGCGCTCGACGAACAGCCGGTCGGCATTCTCGGCACGGAGTTCCAGGTCCGCGTCTGGTCCGCGCTGCGCCGGATCCCCGCGGGCTCGACCTGGACCTACTCGCAACTGGCCGCGCACCTCGGTCGGCCGGAGGCGCGCCGCGCGGTCGGCGCCGCCAACGGCGCGAACCCGATCGCGCTGTTCGTGCCCTGCCACCGCGTGATCGCCGCGGACCACACGCTGTGGGGATACGGCGGCGGGCTGGAGCGCAAGCGCTGGCTGCTCGCGCACGAAGGCGCGAGCTTCGCCGACCCGCGCGCGCAGGGCGAGCTGACCCTGGGCGGCGCCTGA
- a CDS encoding DNA-3-methyladenine glycosylase 2 family protein produces the protein MTLDPEISWRAWTTRDRRFDGAVFMGVSSTGIYCRPVCPARLPARRNCTFFASAAAAEAAGYRPCLRCRPETAPGSPAWRGTSALVQRALRLIESGAMEDGSVETLAERLGVTSRWLRGLFAEHVGASPLEVALTRRVHFARRLLDETGLPVADVAAASGFASARRLRAAFGRTFRRAPADVRRAPHAGPPGSLALRLPAREPFEPEPLLAFLSARAIPGVEQVEGRVYRRTLAAGDAATTVEIEASPRGLVLRVAGAAPATLPRLVAKAARVFDLDADAAAISRHLARDPLLRRALAGRTVRVPGAWDAFELGVRALLGQQVSVAAARTLAGRLVRACGTALSRPEGPLTHRFPSPAAVAAAPLDSLGLTRARAAALRGFARAVAGGTLELDAFTGPGDALERLTALPGIGEWTAQYLAMRALGEPDAFPAGDLGVRRALAAGGALPAERQVLARAEAWRPWRAYATLALWQGGSQGATANTPSRRAKP, from the coding sequence ATGACGCTGGACCCCGAGATCAGCTGGCGCGCCTGGACGACGCGCGACCGCCGCTTCGACGGCGCCGTGTTCATGGGCGTCTCCTCGACCGGCATCTACTGCCGGCCCGTCTGCCCGGCCCGCCTGCCGGCCCGCCGCAACTGCACGTTCTTCGCCAGTGCCGCGGCGGCCGAGGCCGCGGGCTACCGTCCGTGCCTGCGCTGCCGGCCCGAAACGGCGCCGGGCTCGCCCGCCTGGCGCGGCACGTCCGCGCTCGTCCAGCGCGCGCTCCGGCTGATCGAGTCCGGCGCGATGGAGGACGGCTCGGTCGAGACGCTCGCGGAGCGGCTCGGCGTGACGTCGCGCTGGCTGCGCGGGCTGTTCGCCGAGCACGTCGGGGCCTCGCCGCTCGAGGTCGCGCTCACACGCCGCGTGCACTTCGCGCGGCGGCTGCTCGACGAGACCGGGCTTCCGGTCGCCGACGTCGCCGCCGCTTCGGGCTTCGCCAGCGCTCGCCGGCTGCGGGCGGCGTTCGGCCGCACGTTCCGCCGGGCGCCGGCCGATGTCCGGCGCGCGCCGCACGCGGGGCCTCCGGGCTCGCTCGCGCTGCGCCTGCCGGCGCGCGAACCGTTCGAGCCCGAGCCGCTGCTGGCGTTCCTTTCGGCGCGTGCGATCCCGGGTGTCGAGCAGGTCGAGGGCCGGGTGTACCGCCGCACGCTGGCCGCCGGCGACGCCGCGACGACCGTCGAGATCGAGGCCTCGCCGCGCGGGCTGGTGCTGCGCGTCGCCGGCGCCGCGCCCGCGACATTGCCCCGGCTCGTCGCGAAGGCCGCGAGAGTGTTCGATCTCGACGCCGACGCCGCGGCGATCTCCCGGCACCTCGCCCGCGACCCGCTGCTGCGGCGCGCGCTCGCCGGCCGCACGGTGCGCGTGCCGGGCGCGTGGGACGCGTTCGAGCTGGGCGTTCGCGCGCTGCTCGGCCAGCAGGTTTCGGTGGCGGCCGCGCGCACGCTCGCGGGCCGGCTGGTGCGCGCCTGCGGCACGGCGCTGTCCCGGCCGGAGGGCCCGCTCACGCACCGGTTTCCCTCACCGGCGGCGGTGGCGGCCGCGCCGCTCGACTCGCTCGGCCTGACGCGCGCGCGGGCGGCGGCGCTGCGCGGTTTCGCGCGCGCGGTGGCCGGCGGAACGCTCGAGCTGGACGCCTTCACCGGACCCGGCGACGCGCTCGAACGCCTGACCGCCCTGCCGGGCATCGGCGAGTGGACGGCTCAGTACCTGGCCATGCGGGCGCTCGGCGAGCCCGACGCGTTCCCGGCCGGCGACCTCGGCGTGCGCCGGGCGCTCGCCGCCGGCGGGGCCCTGCCCGCGGAACGCCAGGTGCTCGCGCGCGCCGAGGCGTGGCGGCCGTGGCGGGCCTACGCGACGCTGGCGCTGTGGCAGGGCGGGTCGCAAGGCGCCACCGCGAACACCCCATCGAGAAGGGCGAAGCCATGA